In Pleuronectes platessa chromosome 5, fPlePla1.1, whole genome shotgun sequence, a single genomic region encodes these proteins:
- the LOC128439962 gene encoding A disintegrin and metalloproteinase with thrombospondin motifs 8 → MCCTVRLLFLSVCVMNAALSTPFESEDVVPVRINARTNGRFWKRSEDQPRFVLRAFGEDLTLNLVPETSFISPSFTIQRIRARDAGALRSASGAKPALHQDLQMFTSQTEGSDGHLRGCFYSGDVGQDQNSVVAVSLCSGIFGSFITEGKEYLIEPKLIGGRGPDSTEQLHVIKRRTFARGHGASLRFDRAAEDSRAEKRDGESFTQGDSDSRREPRRRRFVSAPRFIDTLVVADSTMTHFYGDEIKHYILTLMSMAAQLYKHPSIKNSVNIVVVKMLIVEDEEVGPEVSSNGGVALRNFCSWQQLFNPPSQRHPEHYDTAMLFTREDICGHKSCDTLGVADVGTMCDPKRSCSVIEDNGLQAAFTAAHELGHVLSMPHDDSKTCERLFGDLGGHYLMAPLLVSLNKTTPWSPCSALYVTEFFDNGHGDCLLDVPESTMPLPSQLPGTKYSLDQQCQQIFGEEFIHCPNTSDSDVCSQLWCQEDGTAQCSTKNGSLHWADGTGCGINGTCLHGACMSTHEVMKPLVVVDGGWSLWGPWQQCSRTCGGGVEFSYRECADPVPQNGGKYCEGQRVQYQSCNTQPCDNNEGKSFREEQCEKYNSLYYLDYNGNMKQWIPKYAGVSPRDRCKLFCRARGSSEFKVFESKVIDGTTCGPDTTSVCVVGQCVKAGCDQVIGSNKRVDKCGVCGGSGLTCRKITGSYSKATYGYSDIVTIPTGATNIDIKQRSNRGIKHDGNYLAIRRESGGYILNGNFSVSTVEQDIPVLGAVLKYSGSSTTLERIQSFRQLKEAITIQILATAGDANPPKVKYTFFIPRDVTFNKSKERKGSSQSLHMIHPFGVPEWALGEWSECSKSCGSGWSRRNVDCRDNAGFFSSQCDKDLKPVDIRPCGDLPCPIWQLGPWSTCSRTCGQGERRRSVFCTDYTGNITEPEKCDPNKIPAPVSGECLNEECL, encoded by the exons ATGTGTTGCACTGTGCGTTTGCTCTTTTTATCCGTGTGCGTAATGAACGCGGCGCTCTCCACTCCATTTGAATCAGAGGATGTTGTACCTGTTCGGATAAACGCAAGAACGAACGGTCGCTTTTGGAAAAGAAGCGAGGATCAGCCGAGATTTGTCCTCAGAGCCTTTGGCGAGGACTTGACTCTAAACCTTGTACCAGAAACCAGCTTTATCTCTCCTTCCTTCACCATACAGCGAATCAGAGCCAGAGATGCTGGCGCTCTACGCAGCGCTTCAGGTGCCAAACCTGCGCTGCACCAAGACCTCCAGATGTTCACGAGCCAGACAGAGGGCAGTGACGGGCACCTGAGGGGCTGCTTTTACTCCGGGGACGTCGGTCAAGATCAAAATTCGGTTGTGGCTGTTAGTTTGTGCTCCGGGATCTTCGGCTCCTTCATCACAGAGGGGAAAGAGTATTTAATTGAGCCCAAACTTATCGGGGGCCGAGGTCCAGACTCGACCGAGCAGCTGCATGTCATCAAGAGGAGGACATTCGCCAGAGGCCACGGTGCTTCCCTGCGGTTTGATCGCGCGGCGGAGGACAGCCGAGCGGAGAAGCGCGACGGGGAAAGTTTTACGCAAGGCGACAGTGACTCACGGAGGGAACCTCGCAGGAGACGCTTTGTTTCCGCGCCACGGTTCATAGACACCCTGGTGGTAGCCGACTCAACCATGACCCACTTCTATGGAGATGAAATAAAG cACTACATTCTGACCCTGATGTCCATGGCAGCCCAGCTGTACAAGCATCCCAGCATAAAGAACTCAGTTAACATCGTGGTGGTGAAGATGTTGatagtggaggatgaggaggtcgGCCCGGAGGTCTCCAGCAATGGAGGTGTGGCCCTGAGGAATTTTTGCTCCTGGCAGCAACTCTTCAATCCACCGAGCCAGAGACACCCAGAGCACTATGACACTGCCATGCTGTTCACCAGAGAG GACATCTGCGGACATAAGAGCTGCGACACGCTGGGTGTGGCTGATGTCGGGACTATGTGTGACCCCAAGAGAAGCTGCTCCGTTATCGAGGACAACGGCCTGCAGGCTGCCTTCACAGCTGCACATGAGCTTG GTCATGTGTTGAGTATGCCCCACGACGACTCCAAGACCTGTGAGAGGCTGTTCGGAGATCTGGGAGGACATTACCTGATGGCTCCACTGTTGGTCAGCCTCAACAAGACCACACCCTGGTCTCCCTGCAGTGCCCTCTACGTCACGGAGTTCTTTGACAACGGACATG GGGACTGCCTGCTGGACGTCCCAGAGAGCACCATGCCATTACCCAGTCAGCTGCCAGGCACCAAGTACAGCCTGGACCAACAGTGTCAGCAGATCTTTGGAGAGGAGTTTATCCACTGCCCCAACACCTCAGACAGCGACGTGTGCAGCCAGCTTTGGTGTCAAGAGGACGGGACGGCGCAGTGCTCCACCAAGAACGGCAGCTTGCACTGGGCTGACGGCACCGGCTGTGGCATCAATGGGACCTGTCTCCACGGCGCATGCATGTCCACCCATGAGGTGATGAAGCCACTG GTGGTAGTGGACGGGGGCTGGAGCTTGTGGGGACCTTGGCAGCAGTGCTCCAGAACATGCGGAGGTGGAGTGGAGTTCTCCTACAGGGAGTGTGCTGACCCCGTGCCTCAGAACGGAGGGAAGTACTGCGAGGGACAGAGGGTTCAGTATCAGTCCTGCAACACGCAGCCCTGTGACAACAACGAGG GGAAGAGTTTCAGAGaggagcagtgtgagaagtACAACAGCCTCTATTACCTGGACTACAATGGAAACATGAAACAGTGGATACCAAAGTATGCTGGAGTTTCTCCCAGAGATAGATGCAAGCTGTTCTGCCGGGCCAGAGGCAGCAGTGAATTCAAGGTGTTTGAATCCAAG GTGATCGACGGCACGACCTGTGGTCCTGACACCACGTCGGTGTGTGTCGTGGGCCAGTGTGTGAAGGCAGGCTGCGACCAGGTGATTGGATCCAACAAGAGAGTGGATAagtgtggagtgtgtggaggAAGTGGGCTCACCTGTCGGAAGATCACAGGCTCCTACAGCAAAGCAAC CTATGGATACAGTGATATTGTCACAATTCCCACTGGTGCCACTAATATCGACATCAAACAGCGGAGCAACAGAGGGATCAAACATGATGGGAACTACCTGGCTATAAGGAGAGAGAGTGGTGGCTACATCCTCAATGGTAACTTTTCCGTATCCACTGTGGAGCAGGACATTCCTGTGCTGGGTGCTGTGCTGAAGTACAGTGGCTCCTCCACCACGCTGGAGAGGATCCAAAGCTTCCGGCAACTAAAGGAGGCTATCACCATCCAAATCCTGGCCACTGCAGGGGATGCCAACCCACCTAAGGTCAAGTATACCTTCTTCATCCCAAGAGATGTGACCTTCAATAAATCCAAGGAAAGGAAGGGCTCGTCACAATCACTGCATATGATCCATCCCTTCGGTGTGCCTGAATGGGCGCTGGGGGAGTGGTCTGAGTGCTCCAAGAGCTGCGGCTCCGGATGGTCCAGGAGGAACGTTGACTGCCGAGACAACGCAGGCTTCTTCTCCAGCCAGTGTGACAAAGACCTGAAACCTGTGGACATACGGCCCTGCGGGGATCTGCCATGTCCCATCTGGCAGTTGGGACCTTGGTCCACCTGTTCACGAACTTGTGGCCAGGGGGAGCGCCGCCGCAGTGTCTTCTGCACAGACTACACTGGGAATATTACTGAGCCAGAGAAGTGTGACCCAAACAAAATCCCAGCGCCAGTCTCTGGAGAATGTCTCAACGAGGAGTGCTTATGA
- the LOC128439963 gene encoding A disintegrin and metalloproteinase with thrombospondin motifs 15, with translation MATLIHCLIVFIHFLFFFRQTFCMEVDFFTPERVDLQDDEKHLQMKVFRLTAFKQEFYLRLTPDSSFLAPGTVAPESGPLAPNASEAADLRACFYSGDVNTDPDSFAAVSLCKGLHGGFSYKGMEYFISRNGAEDAAVASGYRNYLDRTHVIRRRGRTDAHSGHNLTSRCGVTPDPSFTVSLEKYKHVAELDNDDFTETVLKTLGRSKRFASIPRFVEVLVVADESMATFHGDDLKHYLLTLMSVAARLYKHPSIFNSINIVVVGFMVISEANKGPKVSSNAALTLRNFCSWQKKLNKHNDKHPDYWDTAILFTKQDLCGATTCDTLGMADVGTMCDPKRSCSVIEDDGLPSAFTAAHELGHVFNMPHDNVKACEEVFGKLKDNHMMSPTLIQIDRSRPWSVCSAAIITEFLDRGHGDCLLDQPQRQLSLPDNLPGSSYSLHRQCELAFGPASKPCPYMQPCSKLWCTGKARGQLVCQTRHFPWADGTSCGTGKVCFRGVCADKNATMQTKVDGRWGKWGAFGDCSRSCGGGVQLANRECNNPVPENGGKYCYGLRIKYRSCNLNPCSETGKSFREEQCEAFNGLNLNTNRLGSSVVWVPKYSGISPKDKCKLICRANGTGYFYVLAPKVVDGTPCSPDTSAVCVQGKCIKAGCDGKLDSNKKSDKCGVCGGDNKACKKVSGLFTKPVNGYNFVVVLPVGASNIDIRQRGYRGMVSDENYLAVKNQHGTYLLNGNYVVSAVERDLLVKGSLLRYSGTSTSIELLRATRPLQEPLTVEVLSVGKMTPPRVRYSFHVSKESKEEKTLKKEERSHKTHNSVLMDSNKVEVKKQAMGKRPVSHWVTGNWDICTVTCGSGFQKRLVQCQSVEGRPAVDCDSTDRPVAVRPCGDPCPMWDVGTWSHCSKSCGRGFKRRPVHCINENGMNLPRDHCSGRRKPQELDLCNLKPC, from the exons ATGGCTACACTCATtcattgtttgattgtttttatacattttctctttttttttagacaAACATTTTGCATGGAGGTCGATTTCTTCACACCCGAGCGCGTGGATCTCCAAGACGATGAAAAGCATCTGCAGATGAAGGTTTTTCGATTAACTGCGTTCAAACAGGAATTTTACCTCAGACTCACACCGGATTCTAGTTTTCTGGCTCCGGGCACCGTGGCCCCTGAGAGTGGCCCTTTGGCACCTAACGCGTCTGAGGCAGCAGACCTCAGGGCATGTTTCTACTCCGGGGATGTCAACACAGACCCGGACTCATTTGCCGCTGTCAGCCTGTGCAAAGGTCTCCATGGAGGCTTCTCCTATAAGGGAATGGAGTATTTCATCAGTCGAAACGGGGCTGAAGACGCAGCAGTCGCGTCTGGATACAGAAACTATTTGGACAGGACGCATGTCATCCGCCGCCGGGGACGCACTGATGCGCACTCGGGCCACAACCTCACCAGCAGGTGTGGAGTTACACCTGATCCCAGCTTCACCGTCTCCCTGGAGAAGTACAAGCATGTGGCTGAACTAGATAATGATGACTTCACTGAAACTGTGTTGAAAACCTTAGGCAGGTCAAAAAGGTTCGCCTCCATCCCCAGGTTTGTGGAGGTGCTGGTGGTGGCAGATGAATCGATGGCTACATTTCACGGGGATGACCTGAAGCATTATCTCCTGACCCTGATGTCAGTAGCAGCCAGGCTCTACAAACACCCCAGCATCTTCAACTCCATCAATATAGTGGTGGTGGGCTTCATGGTGATAAGTGAGGCCAACAAGGGACCGAAGGTTTCCAGTAACGCAGCCCTGACTCTGCGCAACTTCTGCTCCTGGCAGAAGAAGTTGAATAAACACAACGACAAGCACCCTGACTACTGGGACACTGCCATACTGTTCACCAAACAG GATCTCTGTGGAGCCACAACCTGCGACACACTGGGGATGGCTGACGTCGGGACCATGTGTGACCCGAAGAGGAGCTGCTCTGTCATCGAGGATGACGGCCTGCCCTCGGCTTTCACCGCTGCCCACGAACTAG GCCACGTCTTCAACATGCCCCACGACAATGTGAAGGCATGTGAGGAGGTGTTCGGGAAACTAAAGGACAACCACATGATGTCTCCCACGCTGATTCAGATTGACAGGAGCCGACCCTGGTCTGTTTGCAGCGCAGCCATCATTACCGAGTTCCTGGACAGAGGTCATG GCGACTGTCTGCTGGACCAGCCTCAGAGGCAGCTGTCTCTCCCGGACAACCTGCCTGGCTCCAGCTACAGCCTGCACCGCCAGTGTGAGCTCGCCTTCGGTCCCGCCTCCAAACCCTGCCCATACATGCAGCCCTGCTCCAAACTGTGGTGCACTGGGAAGGCCAGAGGACAGCTGGTCTGTCAAACCCGACACTTTCCCTGGGCGGATGGGACCAGCTGTGGCACCGGCAAGGTCTGCTTCAGAGGAGTCTGCGCTGATAAGAATGCCACCATGCAAACCAAG GTGGATGGCCGGTGGGGCAAATGGGGGGCATTTGGAGATTGTTCCCGCAGTTGTGGTGGAGGAGTTCAGCTCGCCAACAGGGAGTGTAACAACCCCGTCCCTGAGAATGGAGGCAAATACTGCTACGGCCTTCGCATCAAATATCGCTCCTGTAATCTCAACCCTTGCTCTGAAACAG gtAAGAGTTTCAGGGAGGAGCAATGTGAGGCGTTCAACGGCCTAAACCTGAACACCAACAGACTGGGTTCCTCTGTGGTGTGGGTTCCCAAATATTCCGGCATCTCTCCCAAGGACAAATGCAAGCTCATCTGCCGTGCTAACGGGACTGGGTACTTCTATGTCCTTGCTCCTAAG GTGGTGGATGGGACGCCTTGCTCTCCCGACACCTCGGCTGTATGTGTTCAGGGAAAATGCATCAAGGCCGGCTGCGATGGCAAGCTGGACTCTAACAAGAAGTCTGACAAGTGTGGCGTGTGTGGCGGGGACAATAAGGCCTGTAAGAAAGTCTCCGGACTGTTCACCAAACCTGT TAATGGCTACAACTTTGTGGTGGTGCTGCCAGTGGGAGCCTCCAACATTGACATCCGTCAGCGCGGCTATCGAGGAATGGTCAGCGATGAAAACTACCTAGCAGTAAAGAATCAGCATGGCACGTACCTCCTGAATGGCAACTACGTGGTGTCAGCGGTGGAGCGCGACCTGCTGGTGAAGGGCAGCCTGCTGCGCTACAGCGGCACCTCCACATCTATAGAGCTTCTGCGGGCCACCAGGCCCTTGCAGGAGCCCCTGACTGTGGAGGTTCTCTCTGTGGGGAAGATGACTCCACCCAGGGTGCGCTACTCTTTCCACGTCTCCAAGGAGAGCAAGGAGGAAAAAAccctgaagaaggaggagagaagccACAAAACACATAACAGCGTCCTGATGGACAGCAACAAAGTAGAAGTTAAGAAGCAAGCGATGGGTAAGAGGCCAGTCAGTCACTGGGTGACAGGAAATTGGGATATATGCACAGTGACCTGTGGCAGCGGTTTTCAGAAGAGGCTGGTGCAGTGCCAGAGTGTGGAGGGGCGTCCTGCAGTGGACTGTGACAGCACTGACAGGCCTGTAGCTGTGAGACCATGTGGGGATCCGTGCCCCATGTGGGATGTAGGTACCTGGTCCCACTGCTCAAAGTCCTGTGGAAGGGGCTTTAAAAGGCGGCCGGTGCACTGCATAAACGAGAATGGTATGAATCTACCCAGGGACCACTGCTCTGGACGGAGGAAACCTCAGGAACTGGATCTCTGCAACCTAAAGCCATGTTAG